A stretch of DNA from Verrucomicrobiia bacterium:
TGCTGCCAACGCCGGTCCCAATGCGTTGGGGTTGCAAACCATCCATCACCGCCAGGGCACCAGCACCGTGCAGAAGCACGACTACACCTATGAGCTGACGGGCAACCTCAAAACCTGGGACCGCACCAATGCCAGCGCCAATGTGACCTCTTGGGCCCTGCGGCACGACCAGGCTGATCAACTCAACGATTTAGACGAGAGCCTTGATGGAGTCCCCCAGAAGAAGGAAGCCTGGCACTATGACGCTGCCGGAAACATCAGTTCTGCGGTGAACCTGCCTGCGGGAGGTCCGGGCACCTTGCAGATCCACACGAACGAAGGCCGCAACCAACTGGCCACTCTTGGGGGGCCTGGAAAAGCCTCCGTGGAAGGCACGACCGATGAAGCCTCCCAAGTGAAGGTCAACGGAAGCGCTGCAACTGTCACCAAGCTGGGACCGTCTGGTCCCTGGCAGTTCAAGAAGGAAGTGAGCCTGGTTACCGGGAGCAACGCGATTTCCGTGGAGGCAACCGATGCCAACAGCAACGTCAAAACCAACAACTATACAGTGACGGTGTCGGCTGGAGTTGACCAGGAAGTGGACTATGATGCCAACGGCAATGTCACAGAACAACGCGATGGCAGTGGGACGGTGATTCAACGGCTGGAGTGGGATGCTCAAAACCAGCTCTTGGCAGTGCAGAGCGCCGCAGTGCCCGTTACAGGAGCAAGACGCAGCGAGTTTGGCTACGACGGCTTTGGTCGCCGGGTACGTCAGGTGGAGAAGGAGCACAATGGGACCATCTGGGTGGTTCTCAGCCAGTGGAGCTACATTTGGGATGGGCTGGAATTGGCACAAAAACGCGACAGCGTCAGCAATGTTGTCGCCGCGACCTACTATGCCGGAGGTGAAAAGGCAGGAGCCAATGCACTGGTTTATCTTGGCGACCACCTTGGCAGCGTGAGACGATGGTACCGAGTGAGCGACGGTGTCATCGGAGAAGCAGAGTTTGGAGCTTATGGCGAGCTCTCGCTCACCTCGGCGGGCCCAGGGGTGACCGAGCGGGGCTTCACTGGGCACCTGACCCATGCCCCAAGCGGGCTGACGCTTGCGCCTTATCGGATTTACAGCCCCCAGCTGAAAAGATGGCTAAGCGAGGATCCGATTGAGGAGTCAGGGGGGCTAAACCTCTATGGTTATGTCGGCAACAGCCCGGTGAACGCCTGGGATCCGCTTGGATTGGAAGATTATAGCTTCCACAAGGAAGGTTCAAAAGGCGACTATCTTCACAAAAAAGCCGGAGGGACGATGCCCAAAGAGTTTTCAGTAGCTGCTCACAT
This window harbors:
- a CDS encoding RHS repeat-associated core domain-containing protein, producing ASANGPWTDDTLRYSYDWRGRLAKSEIVADDGVTVTRSEELTLDALGRTSQLANDLGTFTGTYNSGNLTNLPDQVDLPGGFNTLYIRYAANAGPNALGLQTIHHRQGTSTVQKHDYTYELTGNLKTWDRTNASANVTSWALRHDQADQLNDLDESLDGVPQKKEAWHYDAAGNISSAVNLPAGGPGTLQIHTNEGRNQLATLGGPGKASVEGTTDEASQVKVNGSAATVTKLGPSGPWQFKKEVSLVTGSNAISVEATDANSNVKTNNYTVTVSAGVDQEVDYDANGNVTEQRDGSGTVIQRLEWDAQNQLLAVQSAAVPVTGARRSEFGYDGFGRRVRQVEKEHNGTIWVVLSQWSYIWDGLELAQKRDSVSNVVAATYYAGGEKAGANALVYLGDHLGSVRRWYRVSDGVIGEAEFGAYGELSLTSAGPGVTERGFTGHLTHAPSGLTLAPYRIYSPQLKRWLSEDPIEESGGLNLYGYVGNSPVNAWDPLGLEDYSFHKEGSKGDYLHKKAGGTMPKEFSVAAHINEFDKNQIIEERGKKKSGVTPSQLKDILNDPKSGYVKDTPIRLNVCNTGEGGDDSYAQKLADLMGVDVTAPTGTLTVAQEGITVRNPFNEDKPLYEPPVTFTPEPGTSYKTFSPQKR